One window of the Shewanella maritima genome contains the following:
- a CDS encoding alkaline phosphatase D family protein: MLGANTKSSITRRDFLAMSAKGLGTVVISYGLMGCDSDDNALYGKFNHGIASGDPAQDAVILWTRVTPEIEGEVSLAWEVATDEDFSQLVTNGSTTTNSDRDYTVKIDAVGLEPGTSYYYRFKSGDNTSVIGKTKTLPQGDVDQVKFAVMSCSNFPAGYFNVYEMAARRTDLDAVLHLGDYLYEYGRGEYASDNAEAMNRQVFPEGELLSLSDYRTRYGQYRSDASLQKLHQNVAFINVWDDHEVTNDTWKDGAENHNDGEGDFDVRKQAALQAYFEWLPIRPWSEGNHEEIYRSFKFGELVDLHMLDTRVIARDEQLNYANYIDPTSGAFNSDSFMADVTNVERTLLGQEQLQWLQQSMLESTAKWQVLGQQVLMGKMTLPAAIATQQMEIGEFAELAGLAQLAARAAAGDPTLTVDELAYLQVNQARLTPEVVAMLQLPSIPYNLDAWDGYAYEREVILATAKSQQKNLVVVAGDTHNAWANHLTDASGEKVGVEFATSSVSSPGMEYYLGIADADMPQTEAAIVGLVDDLKYTNLRDRGYMVLTFTAAQVRSDWVYVDTIKSLSTTEQTERAHSLMMKAGDATLVKP, from the coding sequence ATGTTAGGGGCAAATACTAAAAGCAGTATCACGCGTCGTGACTTTTTAGCCATGTCGGCCAAAGGCCTTGGTACAGTTGTGATTTCATATGGTTTAATGGGTTGCGATAGTGATGATAATGCCCTATATGGCAAGTTTAATCACGGTATTGCTAGTGGTGACCCAGCTCAAGATGCAGTGATTTTATGGACAAGGGTAACGCCAGAAATAGAGGGTGAAGTTAGTCTAGCTTGGGAGGTTGCCACCGATGAGGACTTTAGCCAGCTAGTCACCAATGGTTCTACCACAACCAATAGTGACCGAGATTACACAGTTAAAATTGATGCTGTGGGGTTAGAGCCGGGCACTAGTTACTATTATCGCTTTAAATCTGGAGATAACACCTCGGTTATTGGCAAGACTAAGACCTTGCCTCAAGGAGATGTTGATCAAGTTAAGTTTGCTGTCATGTCGTGTTCGAACTTTCCGGCTGGTTATTTTAATGTTTATGAAATGGCAGCTCGGCGGACTGATCTCGATGCGGTGCTACACCTTGGTGACTACTTGTATGAATATGGGCGAGGTGAATACGCCAGTGACAATGCTGAGGCAATGAATCGTCAAGTTTTCCCAGAAGGTGAATTACTGTCTCTAAGTGATTATCGTACCCGCTATGGGCAATATCGCAGTGATGCAAGTTTGCAAAAGCTGCATCAAAACGTCGCGTTTATCAATGTTTGGGACGACCATGAGGTCACCAATGATACCTGGAAAGATGGCGCAGAGAATCACAATGACGGCGAAGGTGACTTTGATGTTCGTAAACAAGCTGCCCTACAGGCCTACTTTGAGTGGTTACCGATCCGCCCTTGGAGCGAGGGCAACCATGAAGAGATTTACCGTAGCTTTAAGTTTGGTGAACTTGTTGATTTACACATGTTAGACACTCGCGTTATCGCACGTGATGAACAGCTTAACTATGCCAACTATATAGACCCAACATCGGGTGCATTTAATAGTGACAGCTTTATGGCTGATGTGACAAATGTTGAACGCACCTTGCTGGGTCAGGAGCAATTGCAGTGGTTACAACAGTCGATGTTAGAGTCGACTGCAAAATGGCAAGTGTTAGGTCAGCAAGTATTAATGGGCAAAATGACCTTGCCAGCCGCCATTGCGACCCAGCAAATGGAGATAGGCGAGTTTGCTGAACTTGCAGGTTTGGCACAGTTAGCAGCAAGAGCGGCAGCCGGAGATCCAACACTCACAGTTGATGAGCTGGCATACTTACAAGTAAATCAGGCTAGATTAACGCCAGAGGTAGTCGCCATGCTGCAACTACCTTCAATTCCTTATAATCTGGATGCTTGGGACGGATATGCATATGAGCGTGAGGTGATTTTAGCTACGGCTAAGTCTCAGCAAAAGAACCTGGTTGTGGTGGCTGGAGATACTCATAATGCATGGGCAAACCACTTAACGGATGCAAGCGGTGAAAAAGTGGGTGTAGAGTTTGCCACTAGCTCAGTCTCGTCTCCTGGTATGGAATATTATCTTGGTATTGCTGATGCCGATATGCCCCAAACTGAGGCGGCGATTGTAGGATTAGTTGATGACTTAAAATACACCAACTTACGTGACCGAGGTTATATGGTGCTAACTTTCACTGCAGCGCAAGTGCGCAGTGATTGGGTTTATGTTGATACAATAAAATCACTCAGTACGACAGAGCAAACTGAGCGCGCTCACTCACTAATGATGAAAGCAGGTGATGCTACATTGGTGAAGCCATAA
- a CDS encoding DUF3087 family protein, with protein sequence MKLAVINKKQYRMMNNRVQLGLVAILAILSVVFGQVLIAFWGAEAMPDGSTGNFNLNLLGVILAVMVCTVLVRVNRNKPLFFEVYYVWQVKQLQNKIFKKLAAIQSAAKDDNQDALIILLFYYQSLAMVYELDDNTLTMSKVNAELEQVQNQIDSLNLGITADDFDESLLGKF encoded by the coding sequence ATGAAGTTAGCAGTCATCAATAAAAAGCAGTATCGGATGATGAATAACCGGGTCCAGTTAGGGCTGGTGGCTATATTGGCAATTTTATCAGTGGTGTTTGGCCAAGTGCTAATTGCCTTTTGGGGCGCAGAGGCTATGCCTGATGGCAGTACCGGCAATTTTAATTTAAACCTGCTGGGTGTCATTTTAGCGGTAATGGTGTGTACTGTGCTGGTGCGTGTTAACCGCAACAAGCCGCTATTTTTCGAGGTTTACTATGTTTGGCAGGTTAAGCAACTGCAAAACAAAATCTTTAAAAAACTCGCTGCAATTCAATCAGCGGCAAAAGACGATAATCAAGATGCATTGATCATATTGCTGTTTTACTACCAAAGCCTAGCTATGGTGTATGAGCTAGATGACAACACGTTAACCATGTCGAAAGTGAATGCTGAGCTTGAGCAGGTACAAAACCAGATAGACAGCTTGAATTTAGGTATTACAGCAGATGACTTTGATGAGTCATTGTTGGGTAAGTTTTAA
- the gltS gene encoding sodium/glutamate symporter: MQLVYSLGELESFLIAILVLFIGHNVNRHVPFLRRYNIPEPIVGGLIVAAVITILHFNNIVLEFSLSMQNTLMLMFFSTVGLAANYKLLMKGGAKVFWFLGIASLYIIIQNGVGVALASSLGLEPLMGLIAGSITLSGGHGTGAAWAQTFYDQYGIQTLEFAMAAATFGLVMGGIIGGPVAQRLINKNDLESAYGVGGNHHKDHPDLVTYDQLEEDRVTAKSILEVLFILLLCVAGAQWIGNLVAEHNIGFLKMPNFVYALFLGVVITNITEVSSGYKINSECVDILGTVSLSLFLSMALMNLKLWEIFDLALPLLVILMAQTAILAMFAYFVTFRLMGSNYDSAVIAGGHCGFGMGATPTAVMNMGALVSRTGPSPQAFMIVPIVGAFFIDIVNAIILQGYLSFIG, translated from the coding sequence ATGCAGTTAGTTTACTCTCTTGGTGAACTGGAATCTTTTCTGATCGCGATTCTAGTTTTATTTATTGGTCATAATGTTAATCGCCACGTACCGTTTTTACGTCGCTACAATATTCCAGAACCAATTGTTGGCGGCTTGATAGTCGCAGCAGTGATCACTATTTTACACTTCAACAATATCGTGTTGGAGTTCAGTCTCTCCATGCAAAACACCCTCATGTTGATGTTTTTCAGTACCGTTGGTCTCGCGGCTAACTATAAGCTGTTAATGAAAGGCGGCGCTAAGGTATTTTGGTTTTTAGGCATCGCCTCCTTGTACATCATCATCCAAAATGGTGTGGGTGTTGCTTTAGCATCATCGCTAGGGCTAGAGCCCTTGATGGGGCTGATTGCAGGCTCGATCACCTTGTCTGGCGGTCATGGTACAGGCGCTGCTTGGGCGCAAACCTTTTACGACCAATACGGCATTCAAACCTTAGAGTTTGCTATGGCGGCAGCCACCTTCGGCTTAGTCATGGGCGGGATTATTGGCGGCCCGGTTGCTCAGCGTTTGATTAACAAAAATGACCTTGAGTCGGCGTACGGTGTCGGTGGAAATCATCATAAGGATCATCCAGATCTGGTCACATACGATCAGTTGGAAGAAGACAGGGTGACAGCCAAGAGCATTTTAGAAGTACTGTTTATCCTGCTACTTTGTGTTGCTGGCGCGCAGTGGATTGGCAACTTGGTAGCCGAGCATAATATTGGCTTTTTAAAAATGCCAAACTTCGTCTATGCCCTATTTTTAGGCGTAGTGATCACCAATATCACTGAAGTATCTAGTGGCTATAAGATTAACAGTGAGTGCGTGGATATTCTGGGTACAGTATCACTATCATTATTCTTGTCGATGGCGTTGATGAACTTAAAGCTTTGGGAAATCTTCGATCTGGCTTTACCGCTACTGGTCATTCTGATGGCTCAAACCGCCATTTTGGCAATGTTTGCTTACTTTGTTACCTTCCGTCTTATGGGGAGTAACTATGACTCAGCGGTTATCGCTGGCGGTCACTGCGGCTTTGGCATGGGCGCAACCCCAACAGCTGTAATGAACATGGGCGCACTAGTATCACGCACTGGCCCATCACCACAAGCATTTATGATTGTGCCGATTGTCGGCGCATTTTTCATTGATATTGTTAACGCCATTATCTTGCAGGGTTATTTGAGCTTTATTGGGTAA
- a CDS encoding DUF2492 family protein, with protein MSKSIHGRNVIQLMQQHKPKPREQWLALMASEFGGDATYFTCQAQDMSAEQLFDLFAGNGRITDEGEGYAIHQCGCGGHGHSHD; from the coding sequence ATGTCAAAATCAATTCATGGTCGTAATGTCATTCAGTTAATGCAGCAGCACAAACCAAAGCCGCGTGAGCAGTGGTTAGCGTTAATGGCATCTGAATTTGGCGGCGATGCAACTTACTTTACTTGTCAGGCACAAGATATGAGTGCTGAGCAGTTGTTTGATCTGTTCGCTGGCAATGGCCGCATTACTGACGAAGGCGAAGGTTACGCAATTCATCAGTGCGGTTGTGGTGGTCACGGACATAGCCACGATTAA
- a CDS encoding hybrid-cluster NAD(P)-dependent oxidoreductase gives MSGFSFSSALADKQAEKSTQETKPVTSSGFSFATALSTKQASADAAKQSDAQTSKVADKPAGGSGFSFASALGEKQSGQQIAAIESQLDGKSLLTAAEWQRGEVELNCIEKWHETHDVVSFRFQGLKPVKFNFKPGQFLTFKLNIDGKQVYRSYTIASSPSRPYSLVVTIKEIPDGLVSNHLANTLNVGDTVSVTGPDGLFNLIDIQAEKYLFLSAGSGVTPMHSMSRWLNDTQVGSDIAFVHSARSASDVIFAKAMAQMTERNQSMSLGYVLESAESQSDLTKLYQDTALESGRLDIDKLAKLVPDYQSRTVFICGPDPYMQAVKQMLEQAGFNMANFHQESFGSAPTELDASSAGGDASARFMLEVSAAGQSATSIELTGAQSLLEGIESAGLPIVAACRSGVCGSCKCKVTKGEVNSKSSAGLTPQEVAEGYVLACSSKLTSDASLAL, from the coding sequence ATGTCTGGGTTTTCTTTCTCATCCGCGTTGGCTGACAAACAAGCCGAAAAATCAACTCAAGAGACTAAGCCTGTAACGTCGAGTGGATTTTCATTTGCCACTGCGCTTTCCACTAAGCAAGCCAGCGCTGATGCAGCTAAACAGTCTGATGCTCAAACGAGTAAAGTTGCAGATAAACCTGCTGGTGGCAGTGGTTTCTCTTTTGCTAGTGCTTTAGGTGAAAAACAGTCAGGTCAGCAAATTGCTGCCATTGAGAGTCAGCTTGATGGTAAGTCTTTATTAACCGCCGCCGAGTGGCAGCGCGGTGAAGTTGAGCTTAACTGTATCGAGAAATGGCATGAAACTCATGATGTAGTTAGCTTTCGTTTTCAGGGTTTAAAGCCGGTTAAATTCAACTTTAAACCGGGGCAATTTTTAACCTTCAAACTCAACATAGATGGCAAGCAGGTTTATCGCAGCTATACCATAGCGTCATCACCATCGCGACCATATTCGCTAGTGGTCACAATTAAGGAAATTCCTGATGGCTTAGTATCTAATCACTTAGCCAATACTCTAAACGTTGGCGATACCGTTAGCGTAACTGGGCCAGACGGACTATTTAATTTGATTGATATTCAGGCCGAAAAATACCTGTTTTTAAGCGCCGGTAGTGGTGTGACGCCAATGCATTCAATGTCGCGCTGGCTTAACGATACTCAGGTGGGCAGTGATATCGCATTTGTGCATAGCGCAAGAAGTGCAAGCGATGTGATTTTCGCTAAAGCCATGGCGCAGATGACTGAGCGTAATCAAAGCATGTCGCTAGGTTATGTACTTGAAAGCGCAGAGAGTCAGAGTGATTTAACCAAGTTATATCAAGATACTGCACTAGAGTCTGGGCGTTTAGACATTGATAAGCTTGCTAAGCTGGTGCCAGATTATCAAAGCCGTACCGTGTTTATCTGCGGGCCAGACCCATACATGCAAGCGGTTAAGCAAATGCTAGAGCAAGCTGGGTTTAACATGGCGAACTTTCACCAAGAGAGCTTTGGTAGTGCGCCAACTGAACTTGATGCTAGTTCAGCAGGTGGTGATGCATCTGCGCGCTTTATGCTTGAGGTGTCTGCAGCAGGGCAATCAGCCACATCCATTGAACTTACTGGTGCGCAGTCTTTACTTGAAGGCATAGAGTCGGCAGGGCTACCTATTGTGGCGGCGTGTCGAAGCGGTGTATGCGGCTCATGTAAATGTAAAGTCACCAAGGGTGAAGTTAATAGCAAAAGCAGCGCAGGGCTGACACCACAAGAAGTGGCTGAAGGATATGTACTGGCGTGTTCTAGCAAGCTAACTTCAGATGCCAGTTTGGCGTTGTAG
- the hcp gene encoding hydroxylamine reductase, whose product MFCVQCEQTIRTPEGNGCNYAQGMCGKLASTSDLQDLLIYMLQGVSAYAVKAREFGIINADVDTFVPKAFFATLTNVNFDDARITGYARQAQAYREELKAAYVAACEANGQTPVEVPNQGELNLAATQLEMLEQAPVALPNRGDVHEDILGLRLLCLYGLKGAAAYMEHARVLDQVDSDVAAKFHEIMTFVGEDSADADKLFNTAMEIGQLNYRVMEMLDSGETAAFGHPEPTQVNTKSVAGKAILVSGHDMKDLELILQQTEGKGINVYTHGEMLPALAYPELKKYPHLVGNYGSAWQNQQSEFGTFPGAVVMTSNCIIDPNVGDYADRIFTRSIVGWPGVTHVEGDDFGIVINKALELEGFKYDEIPHMITIGFARNALMAAAPTVVENVKNGSIKNFFLIGGCDGDKSERSYFTDLAKSVPDDSLILTLGCGKYKFNTLDFGDINGIPRLLDIGQCNDAYSAIQLALALKDIFECDINELPLHLVLSWFEQKAIVVLLTLLSLGVKNIRTGPTPPAFLTENLAKILEEQFGLRNTTDVQTDLTAMLNKAA is encoded by the coding sequence ATGTTTTGTGTGCAGTGTGAACAAACGATTAGAACCCCAGAAGGTAATGGCTGTAACTATGCGCAAGGTATGTGCGGCAAATTAGCTTCAACTTCAGATCTTCAAGACTTACTTATCTATATGCTGCAAGGCGTGTCAGCTTATGCAGTGAAAGCCCGTGAATTTGGCATTATCAATGCGGATGTAGATACCTTTGTGCCGAAGGCATTCTTCGCAACCTTAACTAACGTGAACTTTGATGATGCGCGTATTACTGGCTATGCTCGTCAAGCTCAAGCATACCGTGAAGAGTTAAAAGCAGCTTACGTTGCAGCTTGTGAAGCGAACGGTCAAACTCCAGTTGAAGTGCCAAACCAAGGTGAGCTAAATCTAGCGGCAACTCAGTTAGAAATGCTAGAGCAAGCACCTGTAGCATTACCTAACCGTGGTGATGTTCACGAAGATATTTTAGGTCTGCGTTTACTTTGTTTATATGGCCTAAAAGGCGCTGCTGCGTACATGGAGCATGCTCGCGTACTTGATCAAGTTGATAGCGATGTGGCTGCTAAGTTCCACGAAATTATGACCTTTGTTGGTGAAGATTCAGCGGATGCTGACAAGCTATTTAACACCGCAATGGAAATCGGCCAGCTGAACTACCGCGTGATGGAAATGCTAGATAGTGGTGAAACAGCTGCGTTTGGTCACCCTGAGCCAACGCAAGTGAACACTAAGAGTGTCGCTGGTAAAGCGATTTTGGTTTCAGGTCACGACATGAAAGACCTTGAGCTTATTCTGCAGCAAACTGAAGGTAAGGGCATTAACGTATACACCCACGGTGAAATGTTACCAGCACTGGCTTACCCTGAGCTGAAGAAGTACCCACACCTTGTTGGTAACTATGGTAGCGCTTGGCAAAACCAGCAGTCTGAATTTGGTACTTTCCCTGGCGCAGTTGTGATGACCTCTAACTGTATTATCGACCCGAATGTAGGTGATTACGCCGATCGCATCTTTACCCGCAGCATCGTTGGCTGGCCTGGTGTTACTCACGTTGAAGGCGATGATTTTGGCATCGTAATCAATAAAGCGCTTGAGCTTGAAGGCTTCAAGTACGATGAAATCCCACACATGATCACCATAGGCTTCGCCCGCAACGCCCTAATGGCTGCAGCGCCAACTGTGGTTGAAAATGTGAAAAATGGCTCGATTAAAAACTTCTTCTTAATCGGTGGTTGTGACGGCGATAAATCAGAGCGTAGCTACTTTACTGACCTTGCTAAATCAGTACCGGATGACTCATTAATCCTGACGTTAGGTTGTGGTAAGTACAAGTTCAACACCCTAGATTTTGGTGATATCAACGGTATTCCACGCCTGCTGGATATTGGTCAGTGTAATGATGCTTACTCTGCGATTCAATTAGCACTAGCACTTAAAGATATTTTTGAGTGTGATATTAATGAGCTGCCGCTACACCTAGTACTTTCTTGGTTCGAGCAAAAAGCGATTGTGGTATTGCTAACGCTGCTATCACTCGGTGTGAAGAACATCCGCACAGGTCCAACACCGCCAGCGTTCTTAACTGAAAACCTAGCTAAAATCCTTGAAGAGCAATTTGGTCTGCGTAACACCACTGATGTGCAAACTGACCTAACAGCCATGCTTAACAAGGCGGCATAA
- a CDS encoding FG-GAP repeat domain-containing protein: MEKSAVCSSRLTVSDKVKPMLVALGVMSLGLAASTVANPALAIAFNDYKLNADIELTQAVISANILPQPGKELIAVGVNDSYQRYLMVYGYQGNKLVELDRMLLTNDLLRYDVYQAENDPQAHPSSKNKQQKLFFTTADSLYQYVPRSDAFSSQLDTSSQLEKVADISSITVTDNADYIARGRFAYDINRDGYGDVFLSDFTQSHLLLAQEDGSLQKQSVPLKPIVEVTRSGAEYSRPEVFSADMNFDARPDLVRVGEGMLEVYHQLDDGSFDSVANFVAVSQPISGINWWNKRDAYGRQLDQSDLLYRKVEQIKDINGDGITDLVVRYTKSSGVFDRSNDYEVYLGSKQLVGETQQASINFGREAATVIRADGTLTGLRFSDLDNDKIDEVVVSGFDIGVSQIIGALLSGSIDQDVYVFKMDANSKFPKKANESEQVELNFSLTSGQSGEPIVALADINGDGFKELLLSDSDDTLKIFVGQSGSQPFSRKSHQLNFTLPTEGSMLSVSDVNGDGRDDLLVQYGRQDDKALQRQIHLFIADD, encoded by the coding sequence ATGGAAAAATCAGCCGTGTGTAGTAGCCGACTGACTGTGAGTGATAAGGTTAAGCCAATGTTGGTCGCGCTGGGTGTGATGAGTTTGGGGCTGGCTGCGAGCACCGTTGCGAACCCAGCGCTGGCTATTGCGTTTAACGACTACAAGCTCAATGCAGATATTGAGCTGACACAAGCGGTGATTAGCGCCAACATTCTACCTCAGCCAGGAAAAGAGCTGATTGCTGTTGGTGTGAATGACAGCTACCAGCGTTACTTGATGGTTTATGGTTATCAAGGCAACAAGCTGGTGGAGCTAGATCGTATGCTGCTGACCAATGATCTGCTGCGCTATGACGTTTACCAAGCCGAAAATGATCCGCAAGCTCACCCTAGTAGCAAGAACAAACAACAAAAGCTGTTTTTCACCACGGCTGATAGCCTTTATCAATATGTTCCTCGCTCAGACGCTTTTAGCAGTCAGTTAGATACTAGTAGCCAGTTAGAAAAAGTTGCTGATATTAGCTCAATCACTGTGACTGATAATGCAGACTATATTGCTCGAGGCCGTTTCGCCTATGACATTAACCGCGACGGTTATGGCGATGTATTTTTAAGTGATTTTACCCAAAGCCATTTGTTGCTTGCTCAGGAAGATGGCAGTTTGCAAAAGCAATCCGTGCCGTTAAAACCGATAGTTGAAGTGACCCGTAGCGGCGCTGAGTATAGTCGCCCTGAAGTGTTCTCCGCCGATATGAACTTCGATGCTCGCCCAGATTTAGTTCGAGTCGGTGAGGGTATGCTTGAAGTTTATCATCAGCTTGATGACGGCAGTTTCGACAGTGTGGCTAACTTTGTTGCCGTGAGTCAGCCTATTAGTGGTATTAACTGGTGGAATAAGCGTGACGCTTATGGCCGGCAGTTAGACCAAAGTGATTTGTTGTATCGTAAAGTAGAGCAGATTAAAGATATTAACGGCGATGGTATTACCGATCTTGTGGTGCGTTACACCAAAAGCTCCGGCGTGTTTGATCGCAGTAATGACTATGAAGTGTACCTTGGCAGCAAGCAGCTCGTTGGCGAGACCCAACAAGCAAGCATTAATTTCGGTCGCGAGGCCGCTACTGTTATTCGCGCGGATGGCACCTTAACTGGGCTGCGCTTTAGCGATCTCGACAACGATAAGATTGATGAAGTGGTGGTATCAGGCTTTGATATTGGCGTGTCGCAAATTATCGGTGCGTTGTTGTCTGGCAGCATAGATCAAGACGTGTACGTGTTTAAGATGGATGCCAACAGTAAGTTTCCTAAAAAAGCTAATGAGTCAGAGCAGGTTGAGCTCAACTTTAGCTTAACCTCAGGGCAAAGTGGTGAGCCAATAGTGGCACTAGCCGATATTAACGGTGATGGCTTTAAAGAGTTATTATTGTCTGACAGTGATGACACGCTTAAGATATTTGTCGGTCAATCGGGTAGTCAGCCGTTTTCGCGTAAGAGTCACCAACTCAATTTTACCTTGCCAACTGAAGGCTCAATGTTGTCGGTATCAGACGTTAACGGCGATGGTCGTGATGACCTATTAGTGCAATATGGCAGACAAGATGACAAAGCATTGCAACGTCAAATTCATCTGTTTATTGCCGATGACTAA
- a CDS encoding TOBE domain-containing protein, protein MKISARNTLSGKVKAISEGSVNNEVVIELAPGVEITSVVTKASCEHLGLTVGGDAYAIIKASNVMVAVD, encoded by the coding sequence ATGAAAATCAGCGCACGTAATACACTAAGCGGTAAAGTAAAAGCGATTTCAGAAGGTTCAGTAAACAACGAAGTTGTGATTGAACTAGCACCAGGTGTTGAAATTACTTCAGTAGTAACCAAAGCGTCTTGTGAGCACCTAGGTCTAACCGTTGGTGGCGACGCTTACGCTATCATCAAAGCAAGCAATGTAATGGTTGCTGTAGACTAG
- a CDS encoding LysR family transcriptional regulator encodes MTQTNLNKIKDLDVFELFVFKYIFEHKHANNVAKLLNVSAPKVSRSLSNLRNTFDDELFYRRQAELKPTPVANGLYDSICEFCRIVEKLETPVTPAQATQEEQVLHIAVPQILFTGIARSLKHAQDQGRITKVRLHSWHENTADDIYNGKLDFGVGFENALSKELTIAPLGHLQALCVVGAEDHPIWSQHENVRLEHLTEYPFIYIAEAGFNDKIDPFELYCRNHGLTPAKIESVSRREEWYSHMLNMGSLSFLTPVEADFYKDVPSIHTERLLDKDYFSLHGRQHGPMLHFIETQKQYRHYNSKQREAIADVIRHAIITKPH; translated from the coding sequence ATGACTCAAACAAACCTTAACAAAATCAAAGATCTTGATGTATTTGAGCTATTCGTATTCAAGTATATATTCGAGCACAAGCACGCCAATAATGTTGCTAAACTACTGAATGTTTCGGCGCCTAAAGTCAGTCGTAGTTTAAGCAATTTACGCAACACCTTTGATGATGAACTCTTCTATCGACGACAAGCGGAGCTAAAACCTACTCCCGTCGCCAACGGCCTTTACGACAGCATTTGCGAGTTTTGCCGTATCGTTGAAAAATTAGAAACCCCCGTGACACCAGCTCAGGCTACACAAGAAGAGCAAGTGCTGCATATTGCGGTGCCGCAAATCTTATTTACTGGTATAGCAAGAAGCCTAAAACATGCTCAAGACCAAGGCAGAATAACTAAAGTACGTTTGCACTCATGGCATGAGAACACGGCTGACGACATCTACAACGGTAAACTGGACTTTGGTGTTGGTTTTGAAAATGCGCTTAGCAAAGAGCTAACCATCGCTCCCTTGGGGCACTTACAAGCTTTGTGTGTGGTTGGAGCAGAAGATCACCCAATTTGGTCTCAACATGAAAATGTCAGACTCGAACACTTAACCGAATACCCCTTCATTTATATTGCTGAAGCAGGCTTTAACGATAAAATAGATCCTTTCGAATTGTATTGTCGCAACCATGGCCTGACTCCAGCCAAAATAGAAAGCGTTTCGCGAAGAGAAGAATGGTATAGCCACATGCTGAATATGGGCAGCTTGTCATTTCTCACACCAGTAGAAGCCGACTTTTATAAAGATGTACCTTCTATTCATACCGAACGGTTATTAGATAAAGACTACTTCTCACTTCATGGTAGACAGCATGGTCCAATGCTGCATTTCATTGAAACCCAAAAACAATATCGCCACTACAACAGCAAGCAACGCGAAGCCATTGCTGACGTTATTCGTCACGCCATTATTACCAAGCCTCATTAA